Proteins from one Desulfonema limicola genomic window:
- a CDS encoding OmpA family protein: MKRIIVVMLCAALSLVLSLPSFAIELTPDAVQKIYKSPTAYSPDTLNAILESNGLTLDADAVSRIPASYAALSNGNIVFGKKPTAYRPAELHSILTAYGLTLSPEEVNDKLGGTDYAKVSNGNIVFGKNPAAYSGNDLKNILGAYAGPATDVTKSGPAPTPAPTPTPAPTPTPAPAPTPSGPGDGDGDGVTDDIDKCPRTPAGAKVDSRGCWILHNYLFDFDKSILKPMYHSDLSDVASVLRNNPTVRVEIQGHTDSIGAAAYNQKLSERRAKAVEKYLLDNGIESSRLTSIGFGETKPADTNATKQGRSNNRRVELKPIW; this comes from the coding sequence ATGAAAAGAATTATTGTTGTCATGCTTTGTGCAGCTTTAAGCCTGGTACTGAGCCTGCCCTCGTTTGCAATTGAATTAACACCAGATGCAGTTCAAAAAATTTATAAAAGTCCTACTGCATACAGCCCTGATACATTAAATGCAATCCTGGAATCTAATGGATTGACCCTTGATGCAGATGCAGTAAGCAGGATTCCTGCATCATATGCAGCACTTTCTAACGGTAATATTGTATTTGGGAAAAAGCCTACAGCTTACAGACCTGCAGAACTTCATTCAATTTTAACTGCATACGGCCTTACTCTTTCACCTGAAGAAGTTAATGACAAACTTGGTGGTACAGACTATGCAAAGGTTTCTAATGGAAATATCGTGTTTGGAAAAAATCCGGCTGCATACAGCGGCAATGACCTGAAAAATATTTTAGGCGCTTACGCTGGTCCGGCAACAGATGTTACCAAATCAGGACCTGCACCCACACCTGCACCCACACCCACACCTGCACCCACACCTACACCTGCACCTGCACCCACTCCTTCAGGACCTGGTGACGGCGATGGTGATGGTGTTACAGATGATATTGATAAGTGTCCAAGAACACCTGCAGGTGCTAAAGTTGACAGCAGAGGCTGCTGGATTCTTCATAATTATCTGTTTGATTTTGATAAATCAATCCTCAAACCCATGTATCATTCAGATCTGAGTGATGTTGCTTCTGTTTTGAGAAATAATCCTACAGTAAGAGTTGAGATTCAAGGACACACAGACAGCATAGGAGCTGCAGCATACAACCAGAAACTTTCTGAAAGACGTGCTAAAGCTGTTGAAAAATATCTTTTGGATAATGGTATTGAATCTTCTCGTTTAACAAGTATTGGTTTTGGAGAAACAAAACCTGCTGATACCAATGCAACAAAACAGGGACGTTCAAATAACCGCAGAGTTGAATTAAAACCAATCTGGTAA
- a CDS encoding OmpA family protein, with the protein MVRSCVKFFLFIMLTIFLTGCISGQSQKNLQSETGQGDISTDASGMKPQFAGSPDSFVVDPEKLEFGGYMEEEVDNFLVIFDASGSKFLPYNQQIKFKVAKDILRRFNQKTPARPLFGGLRRYGWEAGAFTTTTSLLYGMTNYSRQGYADAIEIMRWSGGKTPLAHAIDKGSDDLDLAPKDEYLAMVIISDGKVLKNDPDPVLAARKVKERYGDRICIYTVAVGDDIPFDKKGTPESKKRYHEKYKLMRDIAKEGKCGYMVTSDDLIPDDNMAQFAHDVFHRGHSFEPEPRAIEPCPDEDADGVCDDMDKCPGTPKGAKVDKDGCWILDKVQFDLNKWNIKSEYRPILDEIARVLNLNPGVALAIQGHTCTIWTEDYNMKLSQWRAISVRTYLLNRGVRADQLTVEGFGYHRPFASNETEEGRIMNRRAEFRRIR; encoded by the coding sequence ATGGTGAGATCTTGTGTTAAGTTTTTTTTATTTATTATGCTGACCATATTTCTAACTGGCTGCATATCTGGACAATCTCAAAAAAACTTACAATCTGAAACAGGGCAGGGTGATATTTCAACAGATGCGTCAGGCATGAAACCGCAGTTTGCAGGTTCACCAGACTCCTTTGTTGTTGATCCTGAAAAACTGGAGTTCGGGGGCTATATGGAGGAAGAAGTTGACAATTTCCTTGTCATCTTTGATGCATCAGGCTCTAAATTTCTTCCTTATAACCAGCAGATTAAATTTAAGGTTGCAAAAGATATTTTAAGGCGCTTTAACCAGAAAACACCGGCACGGCCTCTTTTTGGAGGGCTTAGGCGCTATGGATGGGAGGCTGGAGCTTTTACCACAACCACATCCCTGCTTTACGGAATGACAAATTATTCAAGACAGGGTTATGCAGATGCCATTGAAATCATGAGATGGTCAGGAGGTAAAACCCCTTTGGCCCATGCCATAGATAAAGGAAGTGATGATCTTGATCTTGCCCCTAAAGATGAGTACCTGGCAATGGTTATTATCAGCGACGGAAAGGTTCTCAAAAATGATCCGGATCCGGTTCTGGCTGCAAGAAAGGTAAAGGAAAGATATGGAGACCGGATTTGTATCTATACTGTAGCAGTAGGAGACGATATTCCTTTTGATAAAAAAGGAACCCCTGAGAGCAAAAAAAGATACCATGAAAAATATAAACTGATGAGAGATATTGCCAAAGAAGGAAAGTGCGGTTATATGGTTACCTCAGATGATCTGATTCCTGATGACAATATGGCACAGTTTGCCCATGATGTATTTCACAGGGGGCATAGTTTTGAGCCTGAGCCTCGTGCAATTGAACCATGCCCGGACGAAGATGCTGACGGTGTATGTGATGATATGGATAAATGTCCTGGAACGCCAAAGGGTGCAAAGGTTGACAAAGACGGCTGCTGGATTCTTGACAAGGTTCAGTTTGACCTTAATAAATGGAATATCAAATCTGAATACAGGCCCATACTTGATGAGATTGCCCGTGTTCTGAATCTGAATCCAGGAGTAGCTCTTGCAATTCAGGGACATACATGTACTATCTGGACAGAAGACTATAATATGAAACTTTCACAATGGCGGGCAATTTCAGTAAGAACTTACCTGCTGAACAGAGGTGTTAGAGCAGATCAGCTTACGGTTGAAGGTTTTGGCTATCACAGACCTTTTGCTTCCAATGAAACAGAAGAAGGCCGTATTATGAATAGAAGGGCTGAATTCAGGCGGATTCGTTAA
- a CDS encoding MFS transporter: protein MKNISLIKQNPMYRYLMFLTIASAVGLQAWRTLFDNFAVNVAGLEGNHIGIIQSIREIPGFLTFLVIYVILIIKEHRLSALSVLLMGAGIAVTGVFPTYYGIITTTFLMSLGFHYYETTNQSLTLQYFDRYSSPWVFGKLRSLNAGSNIVIGLMIYLIVPVFTYTQIYILIGTLVIAVSFWAFLQDPCDKELIPQHRKMIIKKDYWLFYFLTLMSGARRQIFVAFAVFLLVKKFQFTVQELTLLFILNNLVNFFLSPLIGRLIIRFGERKVLSIEYFSLIFVFLAYAFFDSKSAMAILYILDHIFFNFAIAIRTYFQKVGDPRDIGPSMAVGFTINHIAAVIFPVIGGFLWIVDYRIPFVIGAGMSLISLGAVQKIKIT, encoded by the coding sequence ATGAAGAATATAAGTTTAATAAAACAAAACCCCATGTACCGTTACCTCATGTTTCTGACTATTGCATCTGCAGTGGGGCTTCAGGCATGGCGGACTCTTTTTGATAATTTTGCAGTAAATGTTGCAGGCCTTGAAGGAAACCATATAGGCATTATCCAGTCAATAAGAGAAATTCCTGGATTTCTTACATTTCTAGTAATTTATGTAATACTGATTATAAAAGAACACCGGCTTTCAGCTCTATCAGTTCTTCTTATGGGGGCAGGCATAGCAGTTACAGGAGTATTTCCAACTTATTATGGCATTATTACAACAACCTTTTTAATGAGCCTCGGATTCCATTATTATGAAACAACCAACCAGTCCCTGACACTTCAATATTTTGACAGATATAGTTCACCCTGGGTTTTTGGAAAGCTCCGAAGTCTTAATGCAGGTTCTAATATTGTCATTGGACTTATGATCTATCTTATTGTGCCTGTTTTTACTTATACCCAGATTTATATATTAATCGGCACTCTTGTTATTGCAGTAAGTTTCTGGGCTTTTTTGCAGGATCCTTGTGATAAAGAATTAATTCCCCAGCATAGAAAAATGATTATAAAAAAAGATTACTGGCTGTTTTACTTTCTAACCCTTATGTCAGGAGCCAGGCGGCAGATATTCGTGGCATTTGCAGTTTTTCTTCTGGTAAAAAAATTTCAGTTTACAGTTCAAGAGCTTACGCTTTTATTTATCCTTAATAATCTGGTAAATTTTTTCCTAAGCCCCCTGATTGGCAGATTAATTATCCGATTTGGCGAAAGAAAGGTTCTTTCTATTGAATATTTCAGCCTGATATTTGTTTTTCTGGCCTATGCCTTTTTTGATTCAAAATCTGCTATGGCAATCTTATATATTCTGGATCATATTTTTTTCAATTTTGCCATTGCCATAAGAACATATTTTCAAAAAGTAGGAGACCCGAGGGATATTGGTCCAAGCATGGCTGTGGGCTTTACCATAAACCATATAGCTGCTGTAATTTTTCCTGTTATTGGAGGTTTTTTGTGGATTGTTGACTATAGAATCCCTTTTGTAATAGGGGCTGGTATGAGTTTAATTTCTCTTGGGGCTGTTCAGAAAATAAAAATTACATAA
- a CDS encoding helix-turn-helix domain-containing protein — MRKSIADSIICTVKDLNKSGLIDDITMRNIENLCLPEIKEYSPEKIISIRKKFKLSQAALASIFNISPSTVQKWEKGNKKPTGASRKLLDIIERKGLDALI; from the coding sequence ATGAGAAAATCCATTGCAGATTCAATCATATGTACAGTTAAAGATTTAAATAAAAGCGGATTGATTGATGATATTACTATGAGAAATATTGAAAATCTTTGCCTTCCTGAGATTAAGGAATATAGTCCTGAAAAAATTATCTCCATAAGAAAAAAGTTTAAACTCAGTCAGGCCGCTCTTGCAAGCATATTTAATATTAGTCCATCAACCGTTCAAAAATGGGAGAAGGGAAATAAAAAACCAACTGGTGCTTCAAGAAAACTATTAGATATTATTGAAAGAAAAGGCTTGGATGCTCTCATATAA